In Porites lutea chromosome 1, jaPorLute2.1, whole genome shotgun sequence, a single genomic region encodes these proteins:
- the LOC140944819 gene encoding ubiquitin-conjugating enzyme E2 J2-like: MAFHKRVHTTAASRLRQDYLRIVKDPVPYITALPLPSNILEWHYVVRGPENTPYTGGYYHGKLVFPKDFPFKPPRIFMITPNGRFKVNTRLCLSISDFHPDTWNPAWSVSTILTGLLSFMVETSPTLGSIDTSEFQKRQLATLSGPFNLKDKIFCELFPDIVEEILAKMKERGEEREEPNSTQNSGNLKGGVAGATREGNNGLISSTLVNICVIIGFAAFAYTVKCVLKAVDNS, encoded by the exons ATGGCATTCCATAAGCGGGTTCACACAACAGCAGCGTCGAGATTACGACAAGATTACCTTCGAATCGTTAAAGATCCGGTCCCTTACATTACAGCCTTGCCTTTGCCTTCAAACATTCTAGAATG GCATTACGTTGTTCGAGGTCCTGAGAATACTCCATATACAG GAGGTTACTATCATGGTAAACTAGTTTTTCCAAAAGATTTCCCATTTAAACCACCAAGAATTTTCATGATTACACCAAATGGAAGGTTTAAAGTCAACACAAG ATTGTGTCTATCAATAAGTGATTTTCATCCTGACACCTGGAATCCAGCATGGTCTGTTTCaaccatacttactggtttattaaGTTTTATG gTGGAGACTTCTCCAACCCTTGGAAGTATAGACACATCAGAATTTCAG aaaagacAGCTGGCCACACTGAGTGGTCCATTTAACTTAAAAGATAAAATATTCTGTGAGCTCTTCCCTGATATAGTGGAG GAAATTCTTGCAAAAATGAAGGAAAGAGGAGAAGAAAGGGAAGAACCAAACTCGACACAGAACAGTGGCAATCTAAAGGGAGGGGTGGCTGGGGCTACAAGAGAAGGGAACAATGGACTTATCAGTAGTACCCTGGTAAACATTTGTGTCATCATTGGCTTTGCTGCCTTTGCATACACAGTCAAATGTGTATTGAAAGCTGTTGATAACAGCTAG
- the LOC140944830 gene encoding COP9 signalosome complex subunit 7b-like isoform X1 has protein sequence MAEKEVKAGFSHSHNLEQYVLLAKSARGAGLVALINQALEAPGVFVFGELLEMPSVKELENSENAAYWKLLNIFAFGTYGEYKANSSSLPALTAQQLKKLRHLTIVSLAAKSKFIPYSLLLQELDIKNLRELEDLIIDAIYADIIHGKLDQKNKQLEVDFAIGRDITPETVDRVTEVLQDWCEGCESVLRSIEKQIQRANSHKEKKQKQKSQVEVEVENLKKVIKASSQSDLDSGAVSGMPAAYHSQQYQQKAPTTTKTKGLRGSGKVFQVRR, from the exons ATGGCAGAGAAAGAGGTCAAGGCAGGGTTTAGTCACAGCCATAACTTAGAGCAGTATGTTTTGCTTGCCAAGTCTGCGCGAGGAGCTGGACTTGTTGCTCTTATAAATCAAGCATTAGAGGCTCCTGGAGTGTTTGTTTTTGGAGAACTTTTGGAAATGCCTTCTGTAAAAGAG TTGGAGAATTCAGAAAATGCAGCATACTGGAAACTTTTAAACATCTTTGCATTTGGAACATATGGAGAATACAAAG CAAATTCCAGCTCCCTACCTGCCCTTACTGCTCAACAACTAAAGAAACTGCGTCATTTAACAATAGTATCATTAGCTGCTAAGTCAAAG TTCATACCTTACAGCTTGTTACTACAAGAGCTCGATATAAAAAATCTAAGAGAACTAGAG GATTTAATAATTGATGCTATTTATGCGGATATTATCCATGGAAAGTTAGATCAGAAAAATAAACAG ttaGAGGTAGATTTTGCCATAGGCAGGGATATCACACCTGAGACGGTAGACAGAGTAACAGAAGTTTTACAAGACTG GTGTGAAGGATGTGAGTCAGTCCTTCGTAGCATAGAAAAACAGATACAAAGAGCAAATtcacacaaagaaaaaaagcagaaacagAAGAGTCAAGTCGAAGTAGAG gttgaaaatttgaaaaaggtgaTCAAGGCATCTTCTCAGTCTGATTTGGACAGCGGAGCCGTTTCAGGAATGCCGGCTGCTTATCACAGTCAACAATATCAACAGAAAGCTCCAACTACAACTAAAACCAAAGG ATTGCGCGGAAGCGGTAAAGTTTTTCAAGTCCGTAGATGA
- the LOC140944830 gene encoding COP9 signalosome complex subunit 7a-like isoform X2 — protein MAEKEVKAGFSHSHNLEQYVLLAKSARGAGLVALINQALEAPGVFVFGELLEMPSVKELENSENAAYWKLLNIFAFGTYGEYKANSSSLPALTAQQLKKLRHLTIVSLAAKSKDLIIDAIYADIIHGKLDQKNKQLEVDFAIGRDITPETVDRVTEVLQDWCEGCESVLRSIEKQIQRANSHKEKKQKQKSQVEVEVENLKKVIKASSQSDLDSGAVSGMPAAYHSQQYQQKAPTTTKTKGLRGSGKVFQVRR, from the exons ATGGCAGAGAAAGAGGTCAAGGCAGGGTTTAGTCACAGCCATAACTTAGAGCAGTATGTTTTGCTTGCCAAGTCTGCGCGAGGAGCTGGACTTGTTGCTCTTATAAATCAAGCATTAGAGGCTCCTGGAGTGTTTGTTTTTGGAGAACTTTTGGAAATGCCTTCTGTAAAAGAG TTGGAGAATTCAGAAAATGCAGCATACTGGAAACTTTTAAACATCTTTGCATTTGGAACATATGGAGAATACAAAG CAAATTCCAGCTCCCTACCTGCCCTTACTGCTCAACAACTAAAGAAACTGCGTCATTTAACAATAGTATCATTAGCTGCTAAGTCAAAG GATTTAATAATTGATGCTATTTATGCGGATATTATCCATGGAAAGTTAGATCAGAAAAATAAACAG ttaGAGGTAGATTTTGCCATAGGCAGGGATATCACACCTGAGACGGTAGACAGAGTAACAGAAGTTTTACAAGACTG GTGTGAAGGATGTGAGTCAGTCCTTCGTAGCATAGAAAAACAGATACAAAGAGCAAATtcacacaaagaaaaaaagcagaaacagAAGAGTCAAGTCGAAGTAGAG gttgaaaatttgaaaaaggtgaTCAAGGCATCTTCTCAGTCTGATTTGGACAGCGGAGCCGTTTCAGGAATGCCGGCTGCTTATCACAGTCAACAATATCAACAGAAAGCTCCAACTACAACTAAAACCAAAGG ATTGCGCGGAAGCGGTAAAGTTTTTCAAGTCCGTAGATGA
- the LOC140944808 gene encoding steroid 17-alpha-hydroxylase/17,20 lyase-like: MDFVFTTEYDFLSLGNAFLLLFLVLLLHYLMVLYEFRNMPPGPRLMTVPLVGSIFSLDFKAEKLTSAFDSLKIKYGGVFSMKFGSYKFVMASTPEAVREMLLKKSVEFAGRPQTYSIVTRTLGGKDIAFGDYGPGWKFHRKLFTTALRQYVSDIPLIEKRISAQAKKLVQFMEDQHEKPFDPTNCLMQSVADVICGITFGEGYDTTHPDLKELLRLCEQVVKNEDIAQLVTMLDFFPFSRYLPIKAYDRFIQPFFKMHDIIRKFLRQREDNFDPTEPVEDFISGLLFARKEAEFDSDAERSDFLSDDYLVNAVQNMFGAGYETTTTTLKWVIAFLVNYPEYQVHIQRQLDEVVFRRGPSLFDRQNLPLIQATIMEALRVGNVGPLLLPHVTTTDTTLCGYRVPKDTIVFPDTESVHLDPKCWEDPAVFNPYRHIDANGMLMTNQGNFYPFGAGRRVCAGETLAKIELYLFVSWLCYNFTFVPEIDGHPPSLKGILSITQFPAPYKIRAIKRHLYLSAN, encoded by the exons ATGGACTTTGTTTTTACCACGGAGTACGATTTTCTCAGTCTTGGCAATGCTTTTCTGCTGTTGTTTCTGGTGCTCCTTCTGCATTACTTGATGGTGCTCTACGAGTTCAGAAACATGCCACCAGGACCTCGGCTGATGACTGTGCCTTTGGTGGGCAGCATATTTTCTTTAGACTTTAAGGCGGAGAAACTTACCAGCGCTTTTGACAG TCTAAAGATAAAGTACGGAGGTGTTTTCTCCATGAAATTTGGAAGCTACAAGTTTGTAATGGCCTCAACTCCTGAAGCCGTTAGAGAAATGCTCCTGAAGAAGTCCGTTGAATTCGCTGGAAGACCACAAACATACTCTATTGTTACAAGGACGTTAG GTGGTAAAGATATTGCGTTCGGTGACTATGGCCCTGGCTGGAAATTCCACCGCAAACTGTTCACAACAGCCTTGCGCCAATATGTCTCAGATATTCCTTTGATCGAAAAACGAATCTCAGCACAAGCCAAGAAACTGGTACAATTCATGGAAGACCAACATGAAAAACCGTTTGATCCCACGAATTGTCTGATGCAAAGTGTTGCTGATGTCATCTGTGGAATCACCTTTGGTGAAGGCTATGACACTACGCATCCAGATTTGAAGGAATTATTGCGACTCTGCGAACAAGTCGTGAAAAATGAAGACATAGCTCAGCTAGTAACTATGTTGGATTTCTTTCCATTCTCAAGATATCTGCCCATCAAGGCCTACGATCGCTTTATACAGCCTTTCTTTAAAATGCATGACATAATTCGAAAATTTTTGAGACAAAGAGAGGATAATTTTGATCCCACTGAGCCTGTAGAAGATTTCATCTCTGGGCTTCTTTTCGCTAGAAAGGAGGCTGAGTTTGACAGCGACGCTGAGCGATCAGATTTTCTCAGTGACGACTATTTGGTAAATGCTGTTCAAAACATGTTCGGAGCCGGCTACGAAACAACGACTACCACACTAAAATGGGTCATCGCTTTCTTAGTTAACTATCCTGAGTACCAAGTCCACATTCAGCGTCAACTAGATGAGGTAGTCTTTAGGCGTGGCCCCTCCCTGTTCGACCGACAAAACCTTCCCCTAATTCAAGCGACCATCATGGAAGCTCTCAGAGTCGGAAACGTGGGGCCTCTTTTGTTACCTCATGTCACCACTACTGATACGACGCTCTGTGGCTACCGCGTTCCCAAGGATACTATCGTGTTTCCAGACACTGAATCTGTCCACCTAGATCCCAAATGCTGGGAAGACCCGGCCGTGTTTAACCCATACCGCCATATTGATGCAAACGGCATGTTGATGACCAACCAGGGTAATTTTTACCCTTTTGGAGCTGGTCGTCGGGTCTGTGCCGGAGAAACTTTGGCTAAAATTGAGTTGTACCTCTTTGTCTCCTGGTTATGTTATAACTTCACCTTCGTCCCTGAAATAGATGGCCACCCACCAAGTTTGAAGGGAATTCTAAGCATTACTCAGTTTCCTGCTCCGTACAAAATACGCGCCATAAAAAGACATCTTTATCTAAGCGCTAACTGA